One region of Sphingomonas kaistensis genomic DNA includes:
- a CDS encoding AI-2E family transporter, whose translation MPDALFIRRTLIVIALTALALLAWELREVLLMVFGAVVVATLFQSLAGVFRKARIPEGLSLALAVLTVVLVVAICLALFGAQLVSQYEQIRETLPKAWAAVQQRLEGFGLSGQLEQLKGGGGGGGFASTAGSFVMSLGGGLADALLIVVGGVFLAASPRFYRAGLVKLVPEGKRSLTADAIGDSGTALKLWLKAQLVTMAAVGIATGLGLWLVGADNALALGLLAALLEFIPFIGPILAAIPAILIAAAVDPQMALWVAGVYLVVQQLEGYVFSPLLQQWAVDLPGAVLLFSLLGMGTLFGALGVVFAAPLTVVLYVLVKKLYVREALHTPTPIPGEDQTEQG comes from the coding sequence ATGCCCGACGCGCTTTTCATCCGCCGCACCCTCATCGTCATCGCGCTGACCGCGCTGGCGCTGCTCGCCTGGGAGTTGCGCGAAGTCCTGCTCATGGTGTTCGGTGCAGTGGTTGTCGCGACCCTGTTTCAGAGCCTCGCGGGCGTGTTCCGCAAGGCCCGCATTCCGGAGGGGCTGAGCCTCGCCCTCGCAGTGTTGACCGTCGTGCTGGTGGTGGCGATCTGCCTGGCGCTGTTCGGCGCGCAGCTGGTCAGCCAGTATGAGCAGATCCGCGAAACCCTGCCCAAGGCATGGGCGGCGGTGCAGCAGCGGCTGGAAGGGTTTGGCCTGTCCGGACAGCTGGAGCAATTGAAGGGCGGTGGCGGCGGTGGCGGCTTTGCGTCCACTGCAGGAAGTTTCGTGATGAGCCTCGGTGGCGGGCTTGCCGACGCCCTGCTGATCGTGGTGGGCGGCGTGTTCCTTGCCGCCTCGCCGCGCTTCTACCGTGCCGGGCTCGTCAAGCTCGTCCCGGAAGGGAAGCGTAGTCTGACCGCCGACGCGATCGGTGATAGCGGCACGGCGCTCAAGCTGTGGCTTAAGGCACAGCTCGTCACCATGGCGGCGGTCGGGATCGCCACAGGGCTAGGCCTGTGGCTGGTCGGGGCAGACAATGCGCTTGCGCTCGGCCTGCTCGCAGCACTGCTCGAGTTCATCCCGTTCATCGGCCCGATCCTTGCGGCCATTCCGGCGATCCTGATTGCCGCCGCCGTCGATCCGCAGATGGCGCTGTGGGTGGCCGGCGTCTATCTCGTCGTCCAGCAGCTCGAGGGCTACGTCTTCTCGCCCCTGCTTCAGCAATGGGCGGTCGACCTGCCCGGAGCGGTGCTGCTGTTCTCGCTGCTGGGCATGGGAACCTTGTTCGGCGCACTCGGCGTGGTTTTCGCTGCACCGCTGACGGTGGTGCTCTACGTGCTGGTCAAGAAACTCTACGTCCGCGAGGCGCTGCATACCCCGACGCCCATTCCCGGCGAGGATCAGACGGAGCAAGGCTGA
- a CDS encoding lasso peptide biosynthesis B2 protein has protein sequence MRLANNKLLARRHWGTLVEAGLALATASAATRLLPFKRYIALGARPVGQDQRAIGDEMARIVDALGRRLPFRSVCLQQGIALQWMLRRRGVDAVLHYGVQLPKSGGEIRAHVWVSVDDRVVLGAPQHADYAEVARYPSAR, from the coding sequence ATGCGCCTCGCCAACAACAAGCTGCTTGCCCGGCGGCATTGGGGAACCCTCGTCGAAGCAGGTCTGGCACTGGCGACAGCGTCGGCCGCGACGCGTCTGTTGCCGTTCAAGCGCTACATCGCATTGGGCGCGCGACCGGTCGGACAAGACCAACGCGCGATCGGTGACGAGATGGCACGCATCGTCGACGCCCTTGGCAGGCGATTGCCCTTCCGTTCGGTATGCCTGCAACAGGGGATCGCCCTGCAGTGGATGCTGCGCCGCCGCGGCGTTGACGCGGTCCTTCACTATGGCGTGCAATTGCCCAAGTCGGGCGGCGAGATCCGGGCCCATGTCTGGGTCAGCGTCGACGACCGGGTCGTCCTGGGCGCACCGCAACACGCCGACTATGCCGAAGTCGCGCGCTACCCCTCGGCAAGATAA
- a CDS encoding zinc-dependent alcohol dehydrogenase translates to MRALTFHGRHDVRVDNVPDPEIVLPRDAILKVTSTAICGSDLHLYDGYIPTMRAGDILGHEFMGEVVEVGSSSTLKKGQRVVVPFTISCGECFFCKKTQFSACDNSNPAETSDASETLMGHAMGAAFGYAHLTGGYAGGQAEYVRVPFSDVGPIVVPDHLDDDKVLFLSDILPTGWHAAVNADIEPGDTVAVWGCGPVGLFAIQSAFKLGAHRVIAIDHYPSRLKLAKQMGADILDYREVEVLDALKEMTGGIGPDAVIDCVGMESHGLAIDNLADTVKAHLFLGTERPHALRQMIIACRKGGRVSIPGVYGGFADKFPLGQLMEKGLTVKSGQTPVQKYTKDLLKLIEEGELDTTFMISHREPLNDAAELYRKWHDEQDTYTKIVLKPGMDSKPQVDLVAARQVEPAE, encoded by the coding sequence ATGCGCGCCCTCACTTTTCACGGCCGCCACGACGTGCGTGTCGATAACGTACCCGACCCCGAGATCGTGCTCCCGCGCGATGCGATCCTGAAAGTTACCTCGACCGCCATTTGCGGTTCCGATCTCCACCTGTACGATGGCTACATCCCGACGATGCGCGCCGGCGACATCCTCGGACATGAGTTCATGGGCGAAGTGGTCGAGGTCGGCTCCAGCTCGACCCTCAAGAAGGGGCAGCGCGTCGTCGTTCCCTTCACCATCAGCTGCGGCGAATGCTTCTTCTGCAAGAAGACCCAGTTCAGCGCCTGCGACAACAGCAACCCGGCCGAGACTTCCGACGCGTCCGAGACGCTGATGGGTCACGCGATGGGCGCTGCGTTCGGATATGCCCACCTCACCGGCGGCTATGCTGGCGGCCAGGCGGAATATGTCCGCGTGCCGTTCAGCGACGTCGGCCCGATCGTCGTCCCCGACCACCTTGACGACGACAAGGTGCTGTTCCTGTCGGACATCCTGCCGACCGGCTGGCACGCCGCGGTCAACGCCGACATCGAGCCGGGCGATACGGTGGCGGTGTGGGGTTGCGGCCCGGTCGGCCTGTTCGCGATCCAGAGCGCGTTCAAGCTTGGCGCGCACCGGGTGATCGCAATCGACCATTATCCAAGCCGCCTGAAGCTCGCCAAGCAGATGGGCGCCGACATCCTCGACTATCGCGAGGTCGAGGTGCTCGATGCGCTGAAGGAGATGACCGGCGGGATCGGCCCCGACGCGGTGATCGATTGCGTCGGCATGGAAAGCCATGGCCTTGCGATCGACAACCTTGCCGACACGGTGAAAGCGCACCTGTTTCTCGGCACCGAGCGGCCCCATGCACTGCGCCAGATGATCATCGCCTGCCGCAAGGGCGGAAGGGTCTCGATCCCTGGCGTCTATGGCGGCTTCGCGGACAAGTTCCCGCTAGGCCAGCTGATGGAGAAGGGGCTGACGGTGAAGTCCGGCCAGACCCCGGTCCAGAAATATACAAAGGACCTGCTCAAGCTGATCGAGGAAGGCGAGCTCGATACAACCTTCATGATCTCGCACCGCGAGCCGCTCAACGACGCCGCGGAGCTTTATCGCAAGTGGCACGACGAGCAGGACACCTACACCAAGATCGTGCTGAAGCCCGGCATGGACAGCAAGCCGCAGGTCGACCTCGTCGCAGCGCGCCAGGTCGAACCGGCCGAATAA
- a CDS encoding helix-turn-helix domain-containing protein, producing MSRLMTPAEAVEAFNLPSVRTIRTLRSQGLPTVKLGSARLIDYDDMVAFVERMKEQQCHAPTEAPSSSRLASAQSSTSPGSSMVKSGSAQRARQTAEKLKRLSQGSSANDTEPQGRVIRASFR from the coding sequence ATGAGCCGCCTGATGACCCCAGCCGAAGCGGTGGAGGCCTTCAACCTCCCGTCGGTCCGCACCATCCGCACCCTGCGCTCGCAAGGCCTCCCGACGGTCAAGCTCGGCTCGGCGCGGCTGATCGACTATGACGACATGGTCGCGTTCGTCGAGCGCATGAAGGAACAGCAATGCCACGCCCCAACCGAGGCCCCAAGCTCAAGCCGCCTGGCAAGCGCCCAGTCTTCTACATCACCTGGTTCGAGCATGGTAAAGAGCGGCTCCGCTCAACGGGCACGGCAGACGGCCGAGAAGCTGAAGCGGCTCTCGCAAGGTTCATCGGCGAACGACACCGAGCCGCAGGGCCGCGTGATCCGAGCGAGCTTCAGATAA
- a CDS encoding SRPBCC family protein — protein MARDNEHDEVAAEAARLNDKTSAGRRKATAQDRNGGVSNGALIGLGLTLATAGAAAFFFGKAKAADEGPDGPLLSDAPDHVLRGKALKRARNQEDGRALVGRTVTIGKPAQELYAFWRKFERFPEFMDNVREIRRVDDTRSEWIIEAPGGATVSLKTRIVEDSPGKTIAWVSEADSQIEHEGRVEFADAPPGRGTYVRLLLRYTPPAGEIGRLVAKVMQREPNVQARRDLRRFKQLMETGEVPVNASPSGRKGESPTEPRI, from the coding sequence GTGGCCCGAGACAATGAACATGATGAGGTGGCCGCGGAGGCCGCCCGCCTTAACGACAAGACTTCCGCCGGTCGTCGCAAGGCAACAGCGCAGGATAGGAACGGCGGCGTCAGCAACGGCGCTCTGATCGGCCTTGGCCTGACGCTTGCCACCGCCGGCGCCGCCGCCTTCTTCTTCGGCAAGGCCAAGGCGGCCGACGAGGGGCCCGACGGACCGCTGCTGAGCGACGCGCCGGACCATGTGCTGCGGGGCAAGGCGCTGAAACGCGCCCGCAACCAGGAGGACGGCCGCGCACTGGTCGGGCGCACCGTCACCATCGGCAAGCCGGCGCAGGAGCTTTACGCTTTCTGGCGCAAGTTCGAGCGCTTCCCCGAGTTCATGGACAATGTCCGCGAGATCCGCCGGGTCGACGACACCCGCTCCGAATGGATCATCGAGGCTCCGGGCGGCGCCACGGTCTCGCTCAAGACCCGGATCGTCGAGGATAGTCCGGGCAAGACCATCGCCTGGGTCAGCGAGGCCGACAGCCAGATCGAGCATGAGGGCCGGGTCGAATTCGCCGACGCGCCTCCGGGCCGCGGCACCTATGTCCGGCTGCTCCTGCGCTACACGCCCCCCGCGGGCGAGATCGGCCGGCTGGTCGCAAAGGTCATGCAGCGCGAGCCCAACGTCCAAGCCCGCCGCGACCTGCGCCGGTTCAAGCAGTTGATGGAAACGGGCGAAGTGCCCGTCAACGCTTCCCCTTCCGGTCGCAAGGGCGAGAGCCCGACCGAACCCCGCATCTAG
- a CDS encoding SDR family NAD(P)-dependent oxidoreductase, whose product MSKLAVITGASSGIGLEIARLASAEGYDLIVASDTPMVDAGAGLEGEVSSLDADLATEQGVRQLLQQIGDRQVDVLVANAGHGLGHGFLDQPPAEWRHVIDTNITGTLLLIQPIARKMAERGEGKILITGSIAGHVPAAFQAVYHASKAFVDSFAAALGNELKDTGVTVTCLKPGATETEFFARADMEDTKVGQSKKASAADVAKTGWEAMKKGEHAVVHGLMNKAQVLAAGVLPESVSAEQGRKMNEPGSGTE is encoded by the coding sequence ATGAGCAAGCTTGCCGTCATCACCGGTGCTTCTTCGGGCATCGGCCTCGAGATCGCGCGCCTGGCCTCGGCCGAGGGCTATGACCTGATCGTCGCCTCCGACACCCCGATGGTGGACGCCGGGGCGGGCCTGGAAGGCGAGGTCAGCTCGCTCGATGCCGACCTGGCGACCGAGCAAGGGGTCCGCCAATTGCTCCAGCAGATCGGCGACCGCCAGGTCGACGTGCTGGTCGCCAACGCCGGGCACGGCCTCGGCCACGGTTTCCTCGACCAGCCGCCGGCCGAATGGCGCCACGTGATCGACACCAACATCACCGGCACGCTGCTGCTGATCCAGCCGATCGCCAGGAAGATGGCTGAGCGAGGCGAAGGCAAGATCCTGATCACCGGTTCGATCGCCGGACACGTGCCGGCGGCGTTCCAGGCGGTCTATCACGCCAGCAAGGCGTTCGTGGACAGCTTCGCCGCGGCGCTCGGCAACGAACTCAAGGACACCGGCGTCACCGTCACCTGCCTCAAGCCCGGCGCGACCGAAACCGAGTTCTTCGCCCGCGCCGACATGGAAGACACCAAGGTCGGCCAATCCAAGAAGGCGTCGGCTGCCGATGTGGCGAAGACCGGGTGGGAAGCGATGAAGAAGGGCGAGCATGCCGTCGTCCACGGCCTGATGAACAAGGCGCAGGTGCTTGCTGCCGGCGTCCTTCCTGAAAGCGTCAGCGCCGAACAGGGTCGCAAGATGAATGAGCCCGGCAGCGGGACGGAGTGA
- a CDS encoding tyrosine-type recombinase/integrase has translation MAAGTARRELGTLTAALNFAADEKRLEKKHVPFVELPAKPDGKDRWLTRGEAARLLNAARNGRADVRLYLPLFVMLGLYTGARKTAILTLRWPQVDLEKGRINFKQGGETNKKKAHIPIPARLMPFLRSAWRRRMSDVGFVIHDAGRPIKDIGGAWNGEDETAVQGSFGRACKRAGLTGVSPHTLRHTRGTWMAQDGVDLWKIAGWLGQSYATTVEQYAHHSPDFMDEALASADRRR, from the coding sequence GTGGCGGCTGGCACCGCGCGGCGCGAGCTCGGCACCCTCACCGCGGCGCTCAATTTCGCGGCCGACGAGAAGCGGCTTGAGAAGAAGCACGTCCCGTTCGTGGAGCTGCCGGCCAAACCAGACGGTAAGGATCGGTGGCTGACCCGCGGCGAGGCTGCAAGGCTGCTTAACGCCGCCCGCAACGGCCGGGCAGACGTGCGCCTCTATCTGCCACTCTTCGTCATGCTCGGCCTCTACACCGGCGCCCGCAAGACGGCGATCCTTACTCTTCGCTGGCCACAGGTCGACCTCGAGAAAGGCCGCATCAATTTCAAGCAGGGCGGCGAGACGAACAAGAAGAAGGCGCACATCCCCATCCCTGCCCGCCTGATGCCGTTCCTGCGCTCGGCCTGGCGCCGGCGGATGAGCGACGTCGGGTTCGTGATCCATGACGCTGGCCGCCCGATCAAGGACATCGGCGGCGCATGGAACGGCGAGGACGAGACGGCGGTACAGGGCAGCTTTGGCCGGGCCTGCAAGCGCGCCGGGCTGACCGGAGTGAGCCCGCACACGCTGCGCCACACGCGCGGCACCTGGATGGCGCAGGACGGCGTCGACCTGTGGAAGATCGCGGGCTGGCTGGGGCAGTCCTATGCGACCACGGTCGAGCAGTACGCGCACCACTCACCGGACTTCATGGACGAAGCGCTAGCCTCAGCGGATCGGCGGCGGTGA